Genomic DNA from Coffea arabica cultivar ET-39 chromosome 7e, Coffea Arabica ET-39 HiFi, whole genome shotgun sequence:
CGATCTCCGCCCTGGTCTCGGCGTCGGTCCTTTCTCCCTCGGTAATTCGCTATTTTCTTTACTCTCTCTACTCAGTTATCAACCTGAAATTAGCATTGATTTCAATTTCCGAACGTGTGACGGTACTCATTGACTATTTCTTTGTTTGTAGTTTGGGATTTTCCGCTGAGTAATTTAACTCGTTTTGCTGATGCGTGATTATTTTTTGTATGACGCTTCAGGGATGCCTATTTGCGATGCCTTTGCTCAAATTGAGCAACAGCCAAACATCTATGATGTTGTTCATGTCAAGTACTACGACGAGGTTTGGCCCTTGTGGTTGCCGTGTTCTATGTGCTACGCCGTTTCAACGGGTTGACTGGGATATGCTACTTAATTACTTGTCCTACAGCAGAGTATTTCTGTCATTTGGTTTGCATGTTAGCTTTCATGTCTCTTTTATTACAGAAATATGGAGGAAAACTGATAGTAAAAAGGTTTCCTTTAGTACTTATGTAGTGAACTTTCGATCTTCTATGTATGAGAGTTGAGAGTATAGCTCCAAGATTCGAGGAGTTGGAATGTTGACcaatcataaaattttttttatttggaggTGAATCTGTTGCAGTGTCTAAAGATGTTGGCATTCGCTTTAGATATAATTGTAAATATTCACTTAGTCAGAAGAAATGCACTTTAGGTTCTTAGAAGAATTCCATTTGTCATCTTGTCGGATAGTAGTTGTTATCAGCAATCTTGTCACTGTTATTTTATATGCTATTGTCATTATTCTGTTTTGTGTGGTGGTATATCCTCATCAAGAAGTTTAAAATTTTCAGCATCCAATTAGGATCTGAGTTGAATTACTTTCTTGTTGATTGCATGTTAAAACTACATGTTATCGAGATTCATGCATGGTACATCTATTTCTGTAGTGATGGTTACCCGACAATATCCTGTGGCTGATCCTGTAAATATATGTTCATCGTTGTCCTCTGGAGAACTTTAGTCTTGTAAATAATTTTACTTTGTCTCTTGTGGTCTTTGTCAACTATTATCTGCCAATTTGGCACATCTGTAACCCAAAGTCGATTAATTGATTAAAATTTCATCTTATTGAATTCATGTTTGATTGAGTGTGTTTTTTTATCCTGTTTATTATTATTGCCTCGGCAGATATGATTATTTAGAGCTTACTTTTCTCATCTTTTATGGGTGTTGCCGCAGGAGCCTTTAAAACTTGATATTGTAATAAGCTTCCCAGATCATGGATTTCATCTCAGGTTTGATCCTTGGTCGCAGGTATTCCTTTCAAGTCTTCTGGTTAATGGCTTAATTTTGGAACCGTTCTTGTTTGTGCCAAGTCCACCAATTTGTTGGAATATGCTGTTAATGGGAATGacaggaaaaaaggaaaaactaatACTAGTATAGATCTATTAACATTCCTTGGAAATGAGGTATGAGGAATTAATTGGTACTATCGGTATCTTCTACGCCTTTTCCCTTTATCTTGGGTGGCCTAAACCTTGTGATTCCTGTTGTTTAGCAGTTTATCAGTGGACAAGATGTCTaggattttgttttagattcTTTATGCTATTCAGAGATAAAAACAAATTAATATCCTTGTTAGCCATGTAGTTGTTTTGATATGTGAAGTAGATTTTTCTATACTTAGTAAAGGGACTAAGAAAATAAGCAGACATTTTTTAAAGTTATGATACATGTGTTCTTTGTAACCCCAATTCTAGACCCATTTTGGTGCAATGATGGGGTTGCTCCAGAAATcagtttaaaattttctttatgtCTTGTAGGCTGGTGAGCTGCAATTATGTACAGCTAAACAGGTTAAACAACTGTAAATTAAATAGGGTTCCTTTTGctatttatgaattttcttaTAGATTTCATTAGTCTCTTCTAATAAAATTAGTTAATGTACCCATTAAGATTGCCTATTACTATCTGCATGTAATTGCACATGTCTATGGACACGAGATGTGAAATTTAGTCTGAATCAACTTCTGACCCGATTGTCCAACTTTTGTATGTTGTGCATCTAATGTTTAGGTATTATCTCTAGTTGTTGACAATAGACGTAATCTTTCTCAGAGACTACGCCTCATTGAGATTTTTGATGTCAAACGCCTTCAAATGCGCTATGCCACTTCACTGATAGGGTAAGACTAAGCCCACTCTTACCTCACCCTACTCCAACCCCTCTTTTCCCCCAGCTCTCTGAACTGCTTTTCTGATGCTCATCTTTTCTTTCAGTGGACCATCTACTCTAGCTACTTTTGTTGCTGTCTATGCTCTATTTGGGCCAACATTTCCTGGAATTTATGACAAAGGACGAGGCATATATACTTTATTTTACCCCGTATGTTAAGCTATTActtgcatttttccctttttctttgcgcAACAAGTTTTGTCTTTTTGACTTTTACTTGGAAAATCTTTCTGTGGGTGATATCTGGTAGCACTTTTCAGGGATTATCTTTTGCTTTCCCTATTCCATCACAATATACAGAGTGTTGTCATGAAAGAGAAGGTGCTTCATTGTAACTTCTTCTTTGAAGATTTCCAGATTCATCAATTTATATTAGCTTATAAGATATTTTCTGCTCTTTATTGTAAAAGCGGAGCTGCCGTTGGAGTTTCCAGATGGCACAACTCCTGTGACATGCCGTGTCTCAATATATGATAGTTCTACAGACAGTAAGGTTGGTGTGGGAGCCTTGATGGACAAGGCTTGTGCTCCTCCATTAGCTGCTGGAAGCCTTTACATGGAAGCAGTTCATGTTAAGGTTTGTACTCAACTGTGACCAGCATTTGCTTGTCTGCTGTACGTCTTCTCCACACTTGGTTGGAGGCATGGTCTTTTATTCTCCTCAATTTGCTTCATCTTTAAGAATTAATTGGAAATTATGTTTGGATGTACTTACTTCATTTGTCTTCTTGAAATAATGCCCTTCAGATGGTTTCCTGCCAAGGAAGAATTAAACCATCATGCAGACTTCTTAATTAACTTGTTTCACTAGGACTCTGGAGAGAACATGGCTTGCTTCAAGAGCCTGTTGTTCTGCTACTTCGGCATGGCTTGACAAGTGTTCAAATCCTATAGTTTCTTTATTAGGGATATAAATgtttcaaaattgaaaattatgagGAATATGCTACCTTGGATTCTGTTACCAGCCCTGAAATCATGTAACTTGTCAAGTATTTATTGTCAGTATAAGGTGGTTGGTTTAGAGTATTGAAGATTGTAGGGTTCCTGCAGAATTGAAACCTGACCCTTTCTATTTTGTGGTTCAGCTAGGGGAAGAAATATGGTTCACTGTTGGAGGACAGCATATTCCTTTTGGTGCCTCACCACAGGTAAGATAGGGGCATAACTATTTCTTCATGGCATGATTGGTTGTACTTCGTCTCTCTTGTCTAATTCATTTTACAATAGAAGTTGGTTGTTTCTTACCTGTCAATTACGTTGGCTGCTGGCTTATCAATACTTTTCAATTTGTTTCTCTAAATTTTCATCTGTAAATGTAGGATGTATGGACTGAATTAGGTCGACCTTGTGGAATCCATCAGAAGCAGGTGTGATCAAGTGGTGTCGTTACTTGTAATAGATTGTTAGGTCTTTTACTGTCAGGTTTAacattgatttttttaatttacagGTAGATCAAATGGTGATTCACTCTGCTTCAGATCCTCGGCCACGAACAACTCTCTGTGTGGATTACTTTTACAATTACTTCACTCGTGGGTTGGACATATTGTTTGATGGGCAGGTTATGTATTCTGTTTGGTTTTTCTGTACCTTTTAGATTGTTTTAAATGCATTGAATTGGTGTGGAAAAGCTCTTAGACTCGTGCTGATTTTTCAGACCCATAAGATTAAGAAGTTTGTCTTGCATACCAACTATCCTGGGCATGCAGATTTCAATTCCTAcatgaagtgcaattttgtTATCTATGGTTCCGATTGTGAGTAATTTCCAGTACAagattttgtttcattttttccaattcaTTTTCACAACTATTTTCTTGTTGTTAAAATTAAACTTCTTGCAGTTGGTGGGTCTTTTCATCAAGGTGAGGGCACTGCTAAACGAATGATCACACCAAGCACAAAATGGGAACAAGTTAAGGTGATTTGACTTTTAGTTCATATTCTGTGTCTGGCCCTACTGATTGGCTGCTTAATATATATTTGCTTATTTGCAAAAAGTGCTTGCTCTTTCTCATGGGATATTTTACATTGTTTTGACTGGGAAACTTCTTATACTTTTGCATGTCTTCTTTGGAATTCGATGTGTTTGCACCTCCAATTATCCGATTTCCCATTTTGTTAGTTGCTGTTTATGCTTTGATATCAAGTGGGATATTTCTAACATTATGTTGCAGGAGATCCTGGGGGACTGTGGTCGGGCAGCTATCCAGACTCAAGGCTCCACAAGCAACCCTTTTGGATCTACTTTTGTGTATGGCTACCAGAATGTTGCCTTTGAGGTGATTATTTTGAAATTGgtatatgatattttatatttgaAGTCTTTACAACAAAGCTTAGTTCCTGGACTGATATTAAAAACAATGTTGGCTTaatatattttgcttctttgcAGGTCATGAAGAATGGTTATCTTGCAACTGTGACTCTCTTTCAATCATGATGATATCTCTGGTGTGTGACTTCTGTGCATCCTTTGGAATGCTGTTCTAGACATACTAGATGTTCCTGTTTCCTACCTTTGACACGAATTTATTGGTGATTCTGCTCCTTTGTGGAGATTCTTTGATATTTGTGTGTGTAGTAAATGAACGGAATGCATAGTGCTTCTGTTTGAAATATCCTGCCTCAAATGCATGCATAATTCATATGTTTAAGTTTCTCAAAGAAACATTACATCGAATTATGTCGCAGTGGTAATGAATGGGAGTTAAGGGTATATGCAATGGTATCGCTACTTGAATGCATGAAAGTAAAGTATCTATAATAGTAAATATCAAAATACATCAATAGCACGCATACTGTGACTAACACTGTAAATAAATGTGGGTGTTTGAAGGAATGTGTGCATTTTTATTTGAATGTACTTTTCTATGTTGTAAAGTTATCTTTTCTAATTATAATTCTACTAATCTGGGGTATAGTTGCAGAATTTTCATTTAATTTGGGGGTGATCTCATCGTGCAGGGTTATGTACAGTCCCCTTGGCGCTGGAGATTGAAGATCGAATTTGCTCTTTATGACTATGTTGATGGCTAATGCTGATGAACAGTTTTATGTCTAAAATTGTATAGTTGATTTGTAATGTTTACCGTATGTAAATACCGGACATGGATATCAGAAAATGTAAATACTTTAATAGCTATGATGCTTTGCTGATGGCTCAGCTTAATTGAATTATGCTAATTGCTGTTGTAGGATTTTGCTGGGGGGCTGGTACACAATTGTCTGACCCTTGCTGATTGATAACCTTGGCAACTGTTGGTCAACGGGAAGTTGTCTGTCTGATATATTTTTTCAGTTCTTTTCCATGGTCTTAATCTCTGGGATTGTGGATCCTTGAAGGAAGTGAATTTAGTTGCCTGGTGATGTGATGATGTCTTTTGAGTGCTGGGAAGGGATGGGCGGTTAATAGTCTGCAGGGACGTTAGATGTTTCAGTTATAAAGGGTGACATAATAAACATTCATTCTGAAAACAACTGggaaggaggaaaagaaaaggaaaaaataaaatccaACCCCAGGGCTTAGGCCTAGATTGAACtatatgaaatttgattataCAGCAAAACCCGATCGTCGTCAATTGGTTTTTGTTATCCGAAGTGGCGCTGTAGTATGTTCGAGCTTACAGCGCAGCTTGTAAAAGATGTGCAATCCAATGGTGACTTTTGATTGTTACTTGCTTGGCCTTCGAAACCTAGTTATGTGCTAGCGTTTGCGGTGGGCAATGGAGCTTATGCTTCGTGAAAGatgctagttttttttttcctaggtGGCCGGTTCGGATGCTCGAACAATTTACATTGGAGATGAGCAATGAAAAACAAGAAACCGCAGCGGTGAAACTTGCAAAGACAACAAAAAAGAATGCAAGGTAGTCAAGTTACGGCTGATTTTATGGGTATGTTAGGTAGTCCGGTAGAACAGCGCCATATTCGTTCTGCGGATGGTGGTGATGGAGGAATTAAGAAACCAGTtgatatttaattaattaaatttttttttttctggaaagTAGATGAAGATGAGAGAAGTAGGATCCAAATATTAGCAGCAaaatcttttacttttttttttttttttggggaaagaaaatggtgaactTAGTCCACTAGAAATCTCAACAGAGACGAGGCAAACATTTCTAGTAAAAAATTTGGGGTCTGCGTTAAGCTTAATGAGGATGGATCCACATTGCTATCTGCTCTAGCAAATGCTTATGCTCAAAGGGCCGACGTGGTCAGCTGCTGGAAAACTGAAAATCATCACAAATTCGCGAGCCATTCGCGGCCATCAATGAAGCTCAGCGAAATAAACGGCTTAGCTTCTTGTTGAGTTAGTTCTCTGGACCATGAGACCCTTCCTCCGAAATTTGCCCCTGGTCCTGAACACTTGAATTGCGCATAAAACACAGTCCTGCAGAAGTCTGCATCCGTTAGAATTCACAATATTCCTAGCcgagaagataaaaaaaaaaaaaaagaaaattgaccaTAATTTCAGTCCTTAAATAGTGAGAGAGATGAGGGTTGGCAATTGGCATACATTTCCCTGTTTTTGTCTCCCCAGTTGTACCATCCTCTTGGGGTGATGATCTTATCCATGTAGGTATAAGCAAAGACTACTCTAGAGAAAGACCCCCAGGCCCTCCCCAAGTAGAGTGCCCCTGAACCTGTCACCTTGCAGTTAACGAAAGAGAAGCCAGTTTCCTCCAGCATACTCTCTCGTTTTTGGGCAGTCAAGGCCCCATAGCTCTTTGTTTTAGCACGAAGATGACAATTCTCATAGAGCGAGAGCCCGTCCCCGAATATGAAATCAACAGAACCTTGAATGTAGCAGTCTCTGAAGTAGTGCCTGCCCTTGTGATCATAAAGGGTGTCCTGTGCTCCGATGAATCTGCAGCCTATGAAAGCTGCCGTGTCAGCTGAAATTCTGAGCGCTGCTGCCTGTTTACCTAGCGCCCCTGATGGCGGTGCGGGCGCTTTATTCTGTCACAAACCAATCCAATACTTCAAATTCAGTCAATTTGCTATTTACTGCCGGtttcttcttgtcaagaaaTTCGCATTTCACACAATATGACTTGGCTCTTGCAAATTTATGCTTGGAATTTTGCTGACCTTAAAGGTGATGTCTTTTGCAATGAAATAGGGAGCATTAACGGCAAATGTTGCAGAGGCGTAAGTTCCCAGCGGCTGCCCATTTGGTCCCTTCTCCTCTGCCGTGTCGTTCCACTGGATGATCGTCTCGCCTGCACCTGCTCCTTCCAGGCTAACATAAGCCATAGTCGCCGGAATCTCAATTTTCTCTCTGCGTTGTCCCGTTTAATCCAAATCCCACGTGTAGTTTAATTTCCAGTAGACGTTCATTATTTGTAAGAGAACAAGTTTGGTTATAGAGccttaaaaagaaaatagacAGTACAACGAAATGCAAAATCCTCCATGTGAAGGATGTGTCAAAATTAAATCTTACTTGTAAGTCCCCGCACTAACAGAAATGATCACTCGACAATTATTGATAATTGGGATGGCATTGATGGCCTTCCGCACCGTAGTATAATCTCCCAATCTTGGATTTTTATGCACTTTAATCTTCTTGCAAGGGGTAAATTGATTCTTCGCTTCCTCGAAAACAGAATGATTGAGAGAGCCCATCTTTCGCAGCCAATTTCCATAGGCATCCTCAGTAATCTGCAACTCATTAGAGGCACGGTGGAAATAGGAAGCAAAAGAATCTCCACAAGTAATAAGTAAAATTAGCACGTACAACTTCAGTCTCATGATTGTACCAGCTGCTGGCCAGTGTTGAACTTCAAGAATTCTAGTCTTGGGCATTTCCTAGCGGATAAGGTACAACTATGAAGCTGAAAGGTTGGAGAAACAGAAGAATTACTAATGTTTTAGGCAATTATAGAAAGTGGAAGAAGTAGCTATATATTAGCTAAGCTAGCTGCCTTTATATTTACTGACTGTATATAATAAAACGATTGGCCtagaaagggagagaagagtAAAGAAAGACATGCAGAGGAGAATCTGGCATGTAGTGGCTGTATCGATCAATATTATCTCTTCTTGCCTTACCATTGCCCTCGATGACTGACTGACTGACAGTAGTGttttctagtgtgtgtttttttgTCTGTTAGGAGCTTGGGAGACGTGAGGATTGTGCACAAGACAAGCATTAAGAAACTCACATGGCCATCCAACTTCCGGCCACACAAATATATAATTCGTCCATAAACATTCTCTGAGATTCGTGGGATAAAAGATTTGTTCTCTATGACTTTGATATTCATCTACAATACGAGATATTATTGGTTTCCAAATTGCTAATACACTAGTATTGAGTGTTGGATTCCATTAATGGGAGCATATGATTGTACAGCAAGAATGTTGACGAAAATTAGAAGCAAGAAACAGAAAACCTGTGCTTATGGGTCCGGACTCCGGATACAGAAAGATGAGTGGTGCAAGTTAGAGACGCGATAATTGTTTTCTTTCCCCAGTGTTGTAGTAGTCGGGAGACACGAAAAGAAAATTGTGCAGTTTTCTCGGATTAGACAATATGTATTCTATGAATAAATGCAATAACATCTGGAGCAAATAAAGCTAAGGTTGCAATGTCATAGGAGAAAGAAACAAGAATGAAGGGAGACGGTGTTGAGGCAAAATTTACTCTTGCCGGTGAGATTGTCCCTCATTTCTTTGGACTTCCGACTGTAGCATACCACGAGTTGAGGTGCATCCCGTGACACTGCCAAGTCCTTGTGCTTTAGTAGTTTTCCATCATGGTTGGCAACACGAATTGCGCACCGTCACCCAAAgatagagggagagagagaggagaaaagaGTTGATGTTTTATCATaggatcattttttttttaaactttatgactgtaacattttttaaaaaacatttATAACTATAAAGTACTTACCCAAAGtatgaaaaaagagagaaacgaAACGAAACGTAACGTGttgacataaaaaaaaaaaaggattcatATGAAATGTGGGTGTTAACAATTATTTAGTATCCAATTACCGAAGATTTTCCAAAAATAGCATAAGCTAGTTTTCATGCCATACTGTATTTATCCCGTTCATTAGTTCGGAATAGTTTTTACTGTTAATTATGAATTGATGCAATTCATAACTAATTGATTAAAGATATTCTTACATATTATTCAAATTTATGTCAAAAAACTAATTGTATTCCAAATACTTAACTACCATATTAGCAGTGAAAAACTTTTATATGCATTTTCATATAATATGATAATATTttgttaaataatttttttgttaaatattATAACGCATAAGAAGATAGCAAGTATTCTTTTGAGacacaaattaaaatttacaatgattataCGCCCacctttatttacttttacttaaagacaaaaaaaatgcaacaattTATTAATTCATGAATGATATATTGGTTTCTAAAACATTTAATGAATTTATCAATGTAATAACTAAACTCACACTAAACAAAGCTACCATATATAgataaaaaagaataatttaaatttattgAAAGAGAAAGAAGTCGAAATAAGAAATTATaggcaaaattgattgaaaaagaGCTAAATGCAAAAATGGGTAAAATCTAAACATTCatccaaaaaaacaaaacactTTTCCGTTGCCGGGACTCGAACCCGGGTCTTTCGGGTGAGAGCCGAATATCCTAACCATCTAGACTACAACGGAATGCCTGTCTGAGgaatgaaaatagaaaattggAAGGAGATGGTAGACGAACCCTCTTGCCTGCGGTGCGGCTATGCCTCTCCCTCCTTTACAAATTAcacctcttcctcctcctcc
This window encodes:
- the LOC113701540 gene encoding probable pectinesterase 53 isoform X2, which encodes MGSLNHSVFEEAKNQFTPCKKIKVHKNPRLGDYTTVRKAINAIPIINNCRVIISVSAGTYKEKIEIPATMAYVSLEGAGAGETIIQWNDTAEEKGPNGQPLGTYASATFAVNAPYFIAKDITFKNKAPAPPSGALGKQAAALRISADTAAFIGCRFIGAQDTLYDHKGRHYFRDCYIQGSVDFIFGDGLSLYENCHLRAKTKSYGALTAQKRESMLEETGFSFVNCKVTGSGALYLGRAWGSFSRVVFAYTYMDKIITPRGWYNWGDKNREMTVFYAQFKCSGPGANFGGRVSWSRELTQQEAKPFISLSFIDGREWLANL
- the LOC113701540 gene encoding probable pectinesterase 53 isoform X1, translating into MPKTRILEVQHWPAAGTIMRLKLYVLILLITCGDSFASYFHRASNELQITEDAYGNWLRKMGSLNHSVFEEAKNQFTPCKKIKVHKNPRLGDYTTVRKAINAIPIINNCRVIISVSAGTYKEKIEIPATMAYVSLEGAGAGETIIQWNDTAEEKGPNGQPLGTYASATFAVNAPYFIAKDITFKNKAPAPPSGALGKQAAALRISADTAAFIGCRFIGAQDTLYDHKGRHYFRDCYIQGSVDFIFGDGLSLYENCHLRAKTKSYGALTAQKRESMLEETGFSFVNCKVTGSGALYLGRAWGSFSRVVFAYTYMDKIITPRGWYNWGDKNREMTVFYAQFKCSGPGANFGGRVSWSRELTQQEAKPFISLSFIDGREWLANL
- the LOC113702139 gene encoding PHAF1 protein At3g51130-like isoform X1, which encodes MLQRPRRRCEGTAMGAIVLDLRPGLGVGPFSLGMPICDAFAQIEQQPNIYDVVHVKYYDEEPLKLDIVISFPDHGFHLRFDPWSQRLRLIEIFDVKRLQMRYATSLIGGPSTLATFVAVYALFGPTFPGIYDKGRGIYTLFYPGLSFAFPIPSQYTECCHEREAELPLEFPDGTTPVTCRVSIYDSSTDSKVGVGALMDKACAPPLAAGSLYMEAVHVKLGEEIWFTVGGQHIPFGASPQDVWTELGRPCGIHQKQVDQMVIHSASDPRPRTTLCVDYFYNYFTRGLDILFDGQTHKIKKFVLHTNYPGHADFNSYMKCNFVIYGSDFGGSFHQGEGTAKRMITPSTKWEQVKEILGDCGRAAIQTQGSTSNPFGSTFVYGYQNVAFEVMKNGYLATVTLFQS
- the LOC113702139 gene encoding PHAF1 protein At3g51130-like isoform X2, which codes for MLQRPRRRCEGTAMGAIVLDLRPGLGVGPFSLGMPICDAFAQIEQQPNIYDVVHVKYYDEEPLKLDIVISFPDHGFHLRFDPWSQRLRLIEIFDVKRLQMRYATSLIGGPSTLATFVAVYALFGPTFPGIYDKGRGIYTLFYPGLSFAFPIPSQYTECCHEREAELPLEFPDGTTPVTCRVSIYDSSTDSKVGVGALMDKACAPPLAAGSLYMEAVHVKLGEEIWFTVGGQHIPFGASPQDVWTELGRPCGIHQKQVDQMVIHSASDPRPRTTLCVDYFYNYFTRGLDILFDGQTHKIKKFVLHTNYPGHADFNSYMKCNFVIYGSDFGGSFHQGEGTAKRMITPSTKWEQEILGDCGRAAIQTQGSTSNPFGSTFVYGYQNVAFEVMKNGYLATVTLFQS